One part of the Terrimicrobium sacchariphilum genome encodes these proteins:
- a CDS encoding polysaccharide pyruvyl transferase family protein, whose translation MKHIVLHSGWQTCNIGDIGHTPGTLRRLEEELPEAAITVLLHRWNADVLQMLRRRFPRVTFLPSSVGEEHDDWAEVFETCDLVIQNSGMHYNHVYGYGYDPTVLRRCVAAQKPFGLYGHSFDGFRADRGEEMPDLLSQAEFIYCRDSLSLAYLRDYGLNPKILDWGPDGCFGIDVIDDAKAIAFLAEAGLEEGEFLSVTMRTNTPSLEGGAGNVLNPRVPTPGQIAENERWADSLRQVICGWVAATGKKVLLSPEVDKEIAMARRLLLEQLPAEVQSHVVLRDHFWNVDEAASVYARAAVVVSMEPHSCIVALANGTPAIHYFSPNHGRKAHMFADIGLADWLHNIHEVPPQAIVKILKEIASDRARASGRVTAAMNVVHAGAAKMGRTIRAVLDLESPSLPESRRLSAV comes from the coding sequence ATGAAACACATCGTGCTGCACTCCGGATGGCAGACCTGCAATATCGGAGACATCGGTCATACCCCGGGAACGCTGCGTCGCCTCGAGGAGGAACTTCCCGAGGCGGCGATAACCGTCCTGCTACACCGATGGAACGCCGATGTGCTGCAGATGCTGCGCCGGAGGTTCCCGAGAGTCACCTTCCTGCCAAGCTCGGTCGGAGAGGAACACGATGACTGGGCGGAGGTTTTCGAGACGTGCGATCTCGTGATCCAAAACTCCGGCATGCACTACAACCATGTTTACGGATATGGATATGATCCGACGGTGCTTCGCCGGTGTGTGGCCGCGCAAAAGCCGTTTGGCCTTTACGGGCACTCGTTTGACGGATTCCGTGCCGACCGAGGCGAAGAAATGCCCGACCTGCTGAGCCAGGCCGAGTTTATCTATTGCCGGGACAGCCTGTCCCTCGCGTATTTGCGCGATTACGGACTCAATCCAAAGATCCTGGACTGGGGTCCGGATGGATGCTTCGGGATCGACGTGATCGACGACGCGAAAGCAATCGCTTTTCTTGCCGAGGCGGGATTGGAGGAAGGCGAGTTTCTTTCGGTCACCATGCGAACCAACACGCCCAGCCTGGAAGGTGGAGCCGGAAACGTCCTGAACCCCCGGGTGCCGACGCCGGGGCAGATAGCTGAGAATGAGCGATGGGCCGACAGCCTGCGGCAGGTCATTTGCGGATGGGTCGCGGCCACTGGAAAAAAAGTCCTGTTATCTCCCGAGGTGGACAAGGAAATAGCCATGGCCCGCCGGCTGCTGCTGGAACAGCTCCCTGCCGAGGTGCAAAGCCATGTGGTGTTGCGGGATCACTTCTGGAATGTCGATGAAGCCGCATCCGTGTACGCCCGGGCTGCCGTCGTCGTCTCCATGGAGCCGCACTCATGCATCGTGGCTCTGGCGAATGGCACCCCGGCAATCCACTACTTCAGCCCCAATCACGGCCGGAAAGCCCATATGTTTGCCGACATCGGACTCGCGGACTGGTTGCACAATATCCATGAGGTCCCTCCGCAAGCTATCGTGAAGATCCTGAAGGAAATCGCATCGGATCGTGCCAGGGCGTCCGGGCGGGTGACGGCGGCGATGAATGTGGTCCACGCAGGCGCGGCGAAAATGGGGCGCACGATTCGTGCTGTCCTGGACCTGGAGTCCCCCTCGCTCCCAGAGAGCCGCAGACTTTCCGCCGTCTGA
- a CDS encoding LacI family DNA-binding transcriptional regulator, with translation MKDIAVALGCSVATVSLALRNDFRISEAMRARVTLQARKMGYKPNPLVSSLIAYRRKPGHSEAGTLAVLTKFGVLQNRWKFDDYFYFYSRLWNGLVERSAELGFRVEEVPLAGTENEGNKLTRIFRTRGIKGIILFPGGPLHQPYPAMDWRHFSVVAAAFHSEELPVHRVASDHAQAMKTAIQHVVALGYRRPGLALTPFLDPGIRFAMSGRFLAWQQGIAPDLRVPLIESKAPELDRKAFELWVRRHQPDVILSLTDEHYGWLRAMKSQKASRIDFVHLAKKENSPLAGVNLRSHEVGRSVINTLARELYLNHSDIPKVPELILVSGEWQDGHSVRRKIATDK, from the coding sequence ATGAAAGATATTGCCGTTGCCCTTGGCTGTTCCGTCGCCACGGTCTCCCTCGCGCTGCGCAACGATTTCCGGATTTCCGAGGCGATGCGCGCCCGGGTCACTCTCCAGGCCAGAAAAATGGGGTACAAGCCCAACCCGCTCGTTTCATCCCTAATAGCTTATCGGAGAAAGCCGGGCCATTCGGAGGCAGGCACGCTTGCCGTGCTGACAAAGTTTGGTGTGTTGCAAAACCGCTGGAAGTTCGATGACTATTTTTATTTTTACTCCAGGCTATGGAATGGACTCGTTGAGCGCTCCGCCGAGTTGGGATTCCGCGTGGAGGAGGTGCCCCTTGCTGGCACTGAGAATGAAGGGAATAAACTGACCCGCATTTTCAGGACCCGGGGCATTAAGGGCATCATTTTGTTTCCGGGCGGTCCGTTGCATCAGCCGTATCCCGCGATGGATTGGAGGCATTTCTCTGTTGTCGCGGCGGCTTTCCATTCGGAGGAGTTGCCCGTGCATCGCGTGGCCTCAGATCATGCCCAGGCCATGAAAACCGCCATTCAGCACGTGGTTGCCCTCGGCTACCGGCGGCCGGGGCTGGCTCTGACGCCATTCCTGGACCCCGGGATTCGCTTCGCCATGTCCGGTCGCTTTCTGGCATGGCAGCAAGGCATCGCTCCCGACCTGCGGGTGCCTTTGATCGAAAGCAAGGCGCCGGAGCTGGATCGCAAGGCCTTTGAGCTTTGGGTAAGACGTCACCAGCCCGACGTGATCCTGTCGCTGACTGATGAGCATTACGGATGGCTTCGCGCCATGAAATCGCAAAAGGCGAGCCGGATCGATTTTGTCCATCTGGCGAAGAAAGAGAACAGCCCTCTCGCCGGAGTGAATCTGCGAAGCCACGAGGTGGGTCGCTCGGTGATCAATACCCTGGCCAGGGAGCTTTACCTGAACCACTCCGATATTCCCAAGGTTCCAGAGTTGATCCTCGTCAGCGGCGAATGGCAGGACGGGCACTCCGTGCGCCGGAAAATCGCGACTGATAAATAA
- a CDS encoding GH36-type glycosyl hydrolase domain-containing protein: MRFTNFSERAEKIHGLPLASPVSSHGGYGPGGEVIYTSALQGCPGVFVAQEGHAMVTVQTNGSTHFRTLLEQKEIPVLKGSFDPVVKRETGLPSHNVWLRLESGEFYSLINPVWKKRDTHRVIKTTGANRAIWFAGTSDAIATAVEITLAMTPHGPALVRRTHLKNTGTAARRGQLWSSFHVHGTQFFSYNKDNWYDAGLPVTDADIVVACPVPFTEIHQIKRLAQKRHHLQWLGATCDYQSFVGSSAASALWPEAVARGGFLPEGAGERLNRFSTPTLAATAHAWELAPGESASLEEHLLFVENPEVIAAFRQQLATDEPGYTAAQERFRVAATNLIESTGGMSAPSEASAAKDSAGFFFNWAAQPAVSRYANSLWATVDELYENCRAHGSPLADGIEVGSRDRAQDMWVKMRNDPARVRADLVHAFGLMIRTSDRRPIRREGIPLTIVEKLHGTFPRQYPSRWLDRTKAVHNDNRPYADSSLWLLNALSRYIRQTGDLSILDVSVPSVRLLSPGDPVNSTMIGNDTETPIAEVVAEIFENIRRSAEDSPYGMVQILYGDWCDPIDMFGTSIVGAPGTRGNGRGVNTRLTAHAVEAFVEMLDILALPVLRSRSWHVAIHHEIQRAREMANQLRLNAIRWAWEGDNFVDSLHELRVDGTTPDYHAGESGYTLGSARGRDFDGRPRRVVTANAYGIKMLTLEREYLTPIAEVNAMIRSILSAFDRLWDSQLGLPLIAPPVANNPTAIRLVGRMGMLPPGTAENGEYHHGQIFMHSFRRSLPGETMTSFQSLAPVLSVLRKDDALGGPFDSPANSYASDKDDPHYGNGMNFGLSGSTAWLVEYFEGLAGVTVDLSDPDDPWLRIDPAPLQDAGDVMEYIRLIHWRQPDGSYASRPVHLIQKRDVSTLNGRDIPVPHRISLKSWEDHATGTAEQNPTPTQR, translated from the coding sequence ATGCGCTTCACCAATTTCTCAGAACGAGCCGAGAAAATCCATGGCTTGCCGCTTGCCTCGCCGGTGAGTTCCCACGGCGGATATGGACCCGGAGGAGAGGTCATTTACACCAGCGCCCTCCAGGGATGCCCTGGAGTTTTCGTCGCCCAGGAGGGCCATGCGATGGTGACGGTACAGACAAACGGCTCGACGCATTTTCGGACCCTGCTGGAGCAAAAGGAGATCCCTGTGCTGAAGGGGAGCTTCGATCCCGTGGTAAAACGCGAGACGGGGCTGCCGAGTCACAATGTCTGGCTGCGACTCGAGAGCGGCGAGTTTTATTCCCTCATCAATCCGGTGTGGAAAAAGCGCGACACACACCGGGTCATCAAGACGACGGGAGCCAACAGGGCGATCTGGTTCGCCGGGACGTCGGATGCGATCGCCACGGCGGTGGAGATCACTCTGGCAATGACGCCCCATGGCCCGGCGCTGGTCCGTCGCACTCATTTGAAGAACACCGGGACGGCTGCGCGGCGAGGCCAGCTATGGAGTTCCTTCCACGTCCATGGCACGCAGTTTTTCAGCTATAACAAGGATAACTGGTATGACGCAGGACTGCCCGTGACCGACGCCGACATCGTGGTGGCCTGCCCGGTGCCATTCACGGAGATTCACCAGATCAAGCGGCTGGCGCAAAAGCGGCATCATCTCCAGTGGCTCGGGGCGACCTGCGATTACCAGAGCTTCGTAGGCAGCAGCGCGGCATCGGCCCTGTGGCCGGAAGCGGTAGCTCGCGGGGGATTCCTTCCCGAGGGAGCGGGAGAGAGGCTGAATCGCTTCTCCACTCCCACGCTGGCGGCCACGGCTCACGCATGGGAGCTCGCGCCCGGAGAAAGCGCCTCGCTGGAGGAGCATCTGCTCTTTGTCGAGAATCCGGAGGTCATCGCGGCCTTTCGCCAGCAGCTTGCGACTGACGAACCGGGCTACACCGCGGCGCAGGAGAGATTCCGTGTGGCTGCGACCAACCTTATCGAGTCCACCGGGGGAATGTCTGCACCATCGGAGGCTTCCGCAGCAAAGGACAGCGCCGGCTTCTTCTTTAACTGGGCGGCGCAGCCTGCGGTGTCCCGTTACGCAAACTCCCTCTGGGCCACGGTCGACGAGCTTTATGAAAACTGCCGCGCTCATGGCTCTCCGCTGGCGGATGGGATCGAGGTCGGATCGCGGGATCGCGCCCAGGATATGTGGGTGAAAATGCGAAACGATCCGGCACGGGTGCGGGCGGATCTGGTGCATGCCTTCGGCTTGATGATTCGCACTTCCGACCGGCGGCCAATACGGCGGGAAGGCATCCCGCTGACCATCGTGGAGAAGCTTCACGGCACCTTTCCCCGGCAATACCCCAGCCGCTGGCTCGACCGCACCAAGGCGGTGCATAACGACAACCGGCCCTATGCCGACAGCTCGCTGTGGCTGCTCAATGCCCTGAGCCGGTACATCCGGCAGACCGGCGATCTTTCCATCCTCGATGTGAGTGTTCCAAGCGTACGCCTGCTATCGCCCGGCGACCCGGTCAACTCCACCATGATCGGCAACGACACCGAGACGCCCATCGCGGAAGTCGTGGCCGAGATCTTTGAGAACATCCGGCGATCGGCGGAAGATTCGCCCTACGGCATGGTACAGATCCTGTATGGCGACTGGTGCGATCCCATCGACATGTTTGGCACCAGCATCGTCGGCGCGCCCGGGACTCGCGGGAACGGCCGGGGAGTGAACACCCGCCTGACCGCCCACGCCGTCGAGGCCTTCGTCGAGATGCTTGACATCCTCGCGCTGCCCGTCCTCCGGAGCCGCTCATGGCATGTGGCAATACACCATGAAATCCAGCGAGCCAGGGAGATGGCGAATCAGCTCCGGCTGAATGCGATTCGCTGGGCCTGGGAGGGTGACAATTTTGTCGATTCCCTCCACGAACTCCGGGTGGACGGGACCACACCCGATTACCACGCAGGAGAGTCCGGCTACACCCTGGGAAGCGCGAGGGGACGGGACTTTGACGGCCGGCCCCGGCGCGTGGTCACGGCAAATGCCTATGGCATAAAAATGCTCACGCTGGAGCGCGAGTACCTGACTCCCATTGCGGAGGTGAATGCCATGATCCGCTCCATCCTCTCCGCTTTCGACCGCCTGTGGGATTCTCAGCTCGGCCTGCCGCTCATCGCGCCGCCAGTCGCCAACAATCCGACGGCAATCCGCCTTGTCGGCCGCATGGGGATGCTCCCGCCCGGGACGGCGGAAAACGGAGAATATCACCACGGGCAGATCTTCATGCACAGCTTCCGCCGGAGCCTGCCGGGAGAAACGATGACATCCTTCCAGAGCCTCGCCCCCGTTCTTTCCGTGCTGCGCAAAGACGATGCGCTCGGCGGACCCTTTGACTCTCCCGCCAACTCGTATGCCTCCGACAAGGACGACCCTCACTATGGCAACGGAATGAACTTCGGCCTGTCGGGGTCGACCGCCTGGCTGGTCGAGTATTTCGAAGGTCTCGCGGGTGTGACGGTCGATTTGTCCGATCCCGACGATCCCTGGCTCCGCATCGATCCTGCACCGTTGCAGGATGCCGGGGACGTCATGGAGTACATCCGGCTCATCCACTGGAGACAGCCGGATGGAAGCTACGCATCGCGTCCGGTACACCTCATCCAGAAGAGGGACGTGAGCACCCTCAACGGGCGGGATATCCCGGTGCCGCATCGGATTTCGCTGAAGTCGTGGGAAGATCACGCGACGGGAACCGCGGAGCAAAACCCGACTCCCACGCAGCGATGA
- the nagB gene encoding glucosamine-6-phosphate deaminase, which translates to MEVIIQPDAQAASALAAQRIATVIRQKPSATLGLATGSSPLALYAELIRMHREEDLDFQHVTTFNLDEYLGLSPSHPSSYNAFMWENLFRHINVNPARVFVPSGKVDYCDLGKYCARYEEEIRKAGGIDLQVLGIGGNGHIGFNEPGSSLASRTRIKTLAPQTVEDNRRYFDAHHAVPLHVITMGIGTILEAGELCLLGFGEKKAQAAAAAVEGPLSAFVPASALQLHRKASVYLDEPAAAHLKHSEYYRWVFRNKPPEV; encoded by the coding sequence ATGGAAGTCATCATCCAACCCGACGCGCAGGCGGCGAGCGCCCTGGCGGCGCAGCGCATTGCCACCGTCATCCGCCAGAAGCCCTCCGCCACGCTGGGCCTCGCCACCGGCAGTTCCCCACTCGCCCTGTACGCCGAGCTCATCCGCATGCATCGCGAAGAGGACCTCGATTTTCAACACGTCACGACGTTCAATCTCGACGAGTATCTCGGCCTCTCACCCAGCCATCCCTCATCGTACAATGCCTTCATGTGGGAGAACCTCTTTCGTCACATCAACGTGAATCCCGCCCGGGTGTTCGTCCCTTCCGGCAAGGTCGACTATTGCGACCTCGGGAAATACTGCGCCCGGTACGAGGAGGAAATCCGCAAGGCGGGAGGCATCGACCTGCAAGTGCTCGGGATCGGGGGCAATGGTCACATCGGGTTCAACGAACCCGGCTCCTCGCTCGCATCCCGCACGCGCATCAAGACTCTTGCCCCGCAGACCGTCGAGGACAACCGCCGCTACTTTGACGCGCATCACGCCGTCCCGCTTCACGTCATCACGATGGGTATTGGAACGATCCTGGAAGCCGGCGAACTCTGCCTCCTCGGCTTCGGGGAAAAAAAGGCGCAGGCGGCGGCGGCGGCGGTGGAAGGCCCGCTCTCCGCGTTCGTCCCCGCGTCGGCACTGCAACTGCACAGGAAAGCCTCGGTCTATCTCGACGAGCCCGCCGCCGCCCACCTCAAGCACTCGGAATATTACCGCTGGGTCTTTCGCAACAAGCCTCCCGAGGTATAG
- a CDS encoding type II secretion system protein has protein sequence MKRAEGSGLPTLSSPCHRACRRGFTLVEILVSVAIIAILAALVLPAFKSMRTHAQAARCVSSIRSWGVAMQLYVQENNGVFPNSKYPTNTHGILAKYLSMPENMTPSQLDEKIGCPDPDWKYGFNSLLSERPISTVSQPSRQIYAMDLCSSANDNRWIDLTVLGSKVVALRNAMPKPHSRKVCVLYVSGGAGLKLVSELYRSEVTRDTPSYVSSDDTTPIGSPDFDR, from the coding sequence GTGAAACGCGCGGAAGGCAGCGGTCTTCCGACTCTCTCGAGTCCCTGCCATCGCGCCTGCCGCCGGGGATTCACTCTGGTCGAGATCCTCGTCTCTGTCGCCATTATTGCGATCCTGGCGGCACTCGTGCTGCCTGCCTTCAAATCGATGAGGACCCATGCGCAAGCTGCGAGATGCGTAAGCTCGATCCGTAGCTGGGGAGTCGCGATGCAGCTGTACGTACAGGAGAACAACGGGGTCTTTCCCAACTCCAAGTATCCAACGAATACGCACGGGATACTGGCGAAATATCTTTCGATGCCGGAGAACATGACACCAAGCCAGCTCGACGAAAAAATCGGGTGCCCCGATCCGGACTGGAAGTATGGCTTTAACTCCCTGCTCTCCGAGCGCCCGATCTCAACGGTATCTCAGCCATCCAGGCAAATCTACGCGATGGACCTGTGCTCCAGCGCAAATGACAACCGCTGGATCGATCTTACAGTCCTGGGATCAAAAGTCGTGGCTCTCCGCAATGCGATGCCCAAGCCTCACTCCCGGAAAGTCTGCGTATTGTACGTGAGCGGAGGAGCCGGGTTGAAACTCGTAAGCGAGCTCTATCGATCGGAAGTCACGCGAGACACGCCCAGCTATGTTTCTTCCGACGACACGACGCCGATAGGAAGTCCCGACTTCGATCGCTGA
- a CDS encoding sodium:solute symporter family protein, with protein sequence MSILDWIVLSIPLTIVLSVAVLTQKYMKSVADFMSGGRVAGRYLLTIAKGEMGAGAVVFVALFEKIAQSGFTTNWWIWLQMPILLVVAISGFVIYRYRETRAMTLAQFLEIRYSKRFRVFAGVLGFVAGIMNFGIIPAVGSHFMVYILGLPREIILFAYPVPTFVLLMGVFLSITLLVTLTGGLITMMVSDCIEGILSQLSYLVLIGALLLIFSWDQIAQTLSARPPGQSMVNPFDSQGIKDFNIFYVMMMTFLTVYGTMAWQNASAYNSAALNPHESRMASVLGRWREMGKIAVITLLAVCAITFLKHPDFATQAAPVPAIVAQIPEAQIQKQMELPVAVSFLLPVGIKGLLCAILVMGMIGGDSTHLHSWGSIFVQDVLMPFRKKPLAPRQHIRALRLSIVGVAIFAFFFGMLFKQTEYIIMWFQITTAIFVGGAGAVIIGGLYWSRGTVPAAWAAMIVGSTLSGGGILVRQIYGPSFPWNGVEIAFWASLIAIATYVVVSLLTCRESFNMDRMLHRGPYAATIEKAPAESPATPERKISLVGKIVGIDSNFTRADKWIAGSLFGWGILWFAVVIIGSLWNIVAPWPESVWLSYWHVVGIAAPIFIALVTGVWFTWGGIRDMKQLFIRLRLSHVNPLDDGTVINHQNLDEAGAESRMEYPTSQAKE encoded by the coding sequence ATGTCTATTCTGGATTGGATCGTTCTCTCAATACCGCTCACCATCGTTTTATCGGTCGCGGTATTGACGCAAAAGTACATGAAAAGCGTCGCCGACTTTATGTCGGGAGGACGAGTGGCGGGACGTTATCTATTGACCATTGCCAAGGGCGAGATGGGAGCGGGAGCAGTCGTCTTCGTCGCCCTGTTTGAAAAGATCGCCCAGTCCGGATTCACAACCAACTGGTGGATCTGGCTCCAGATGCCGATCCTTCTCGTCGTCGCGATCTCGGGATTTGTGATCTACCGGTATCGAGAGACGAGAGCGATGACCCTCGCCCAGTTCCTCGAGATACGATACAGCAAGCGTTTCCGCGTCTTTGCGGGCGTGCTGGGTTTTGTTGCCGGGATAATGAATTTTGGCATCATCCCGGCTGTCGGCTCGCATTTCATGGTCTACATACTGGGCCTGCCGCGAGAGATTATCCTGTTTGCCTATCCTGTTCCGACATTCGTTCTCTTGATGGGGGTATTCCTCAGCATCACGCTCCTCGTGACGCTAACGGGAGGGTTGATTACGATGATGGTCAGCGATTGTATCGAGGGAATCCTGTCCCAGTTGTCCTATCTGGTGCTGATCGGGGCGCTTCTCCTGATCTTTTCCTGGGATCAAATCGCCCAGACGCTTTCCGCCCGGCCGCCGGGGCAATCCATGGTCAACCCCTTCGATTCTCAAGGGATAAAGGATTTCAATATCTTCTACGTCATGATGATGACCTTTCTGACTGTCTATGGAACCATGGCCTGGCAGAATGCGAGCGCGTATAACTCTGCGGCTCTGAATCCGCACGAGTCCCGGATGGCATCCGTCCTTGGTCGCTGGCGGGAAATGGGAAAGATAGCTGTCATCACCTTGCTCGCGGTCTGCGCGATCACATTCCTGAAGCATCCGGACTTTGCCACGCAGGCAGCGCCCGTTCCCGCGATCGTCGCGCAGATCCCCGAGGCTCAGATCCAAAAGCAGATGGAGCTCCCGGTGGCGGTTTCCTTTCTGCTGCCAGTGGGCATCAAGGGGTTGCTGTGTGCGATCCTGGTGATGGGAATGATCGGCGGAGACTCGACGCACCTGCACTCCTGGGGAAGCATCTTTGTGCAGGATGTGCTCATGCCGTTTCGCAAGAAACCGCTGGCCCCCCGTCAGCACATAAGAGCCCTGCGACTATCGATCGTGGGGGTCGCCATATTCGCCTTTTTCTTCGGGATGCTATTCAAGCAGACGGAGTACATCATAATGTGGTTCCAGATTACGACGGCGATCTTTGTCGGTGGAGCCGGCGCGGTGATCATAGGAGGGCTGTACTGGAGCCGGGGGACAGTCCCTGCCGCCTGGGCCGCGATGATCGTAGGGTCCACGCTCTCTGGTGGCGGGATCTTGGTACGGCAGATCTATGGTCCCTCCTTCCCCTGGAATGGCGTGGAAATCGCCTTCTGGGCGTCTTTGATCGCGATTGCGACCTACGTGGTCGTGTCGCTGCTGACCTGTCGCGAAAGCTTCAATATGGATCGGATGCTGCACCGAGGCCCCTATGCGGCGACCATCGAGAAAGCCCCGGCTGAGAGTCCGGCAACCCCGGAACGGAAAATTTCCCTGGTCGGCAAAATCGTGGGTATCGACAGCAATTTTACCCGAGCCGACAAATGGATCGCCGGCTCTCTCTTTGGCTGGGGAATCCTATGGTTCGCGGTGGTGATCATCGGGTCGCTCTGGAACATTGTCGCTCCCTGGCCGGAATCGGTCTGGCTATCCTATTGGCATGTAGTCGGGATCGCCGCTCCCATCTTTATCGCGCTCGTGACCGGTGTCTGGTTCACGTGGGGCGGCATTCGCGATATGAAACAGCTCTTCATCCGGCTGCGACTTTCGCACGTAAACCCGCTCGATGATGGCACGGTCATAAACCATCAAAACCTCGACGAGGCAGGCGCTGAGTCACGCATGGAATACCCGACCAGTCAGGCGAAAGAATGA
- a CDS encoding PIG-L deacetylase family protein, producing MIALTQPSAEIHLPAGDLYPDASLQVEHLGIAAHQDDLEFMALQGILPGLADRRASFGGVVCTDGSGSPRCGKYAGTTDAEMAAIRRREQRLAAAIGQYKFIAQLGYSSKELREGSRSLTTDLASLCIAARPRIVHTHSPLDKHDTHLHVFASVIEALRSLPEESRPEMLYGCEVWRGLDWVNDEEKVAFDVSQSPHIANALNGVFDSQIAGGKRYDLATEGRRRANATYAASHTTDQATHLALAIDLSALLKDTRLDPVAFALGFIDRFRASAEAGLRRAFRS from the coding sequence ATGATTGCCCTCACCCAACCCTCCGCCGAGATTCACCTTCCCGCCGGCGACCTTTACCCGGACGCATCGCTCCAGGTGGAGCATCTCGGCATCGCCGCACATCAGGACGACCTGGAGTTCATGGCCCTCCAGGGAATCCTCCCCGGCCTCGCAGACCGGCGGGCCTCCTTCGGCGGAGTGGTCTGCACCGATGGCAGCGGAAGTCCACGGTGCGGCAAATACGCGGGAACCACCGACGCCGAGATGGCGGCGATCCGTCGGCGGGAACAGCGACTGGCGGCGGCGATCGGTCAATACAAGTTCATCGCCCAGCTCGGGTACTCCAGCAAAGAGCTCCGCGAAGGCAGCCGCTCCCTGACGACGGACCTCGCCAGCCTGTGCATCGCAGCACGCCCGCGCATCGTCCATACGCACAGCCCCCTGGACAAGCACGACACCCACCTGCATGTCTTTGCCAGTGTGATCGAGGCGCTACGGTCGCTGCCAGAGGAGAGCCGCCCGGAGATGCTGTACGGATGCGAGGTCTGGAGAGGCCTCGACTGGGTGAATGACGAGGAAAAAGTCGCCTTTGACGTGAGCCAGTCGCCACATATCGCCAATGCGCTCAACGGAGTCTTTGATTCCCAGATCGCCGGAGGGAAGCGCTACGACCTGGCGACCGAGGGCCGCCGCCGGGCCAACGCCACGTACGCGGCATCGCACACGACCGACCAGGCGACGCACCTTGCCCTGGCCATCGACCTTTCCGCCTTGCTGAAAGACACCCGGCTCGATCCCGTAGCATTTGCGCTCGGGTTCATCGATCGCTTCCGCGCCTCGGCGGAGGCAGGGCTGCGCCGGGCATTTCGCTCCTGA